The genomic stretch GTTCCACTCACTTTTGGATCAAAGGAAGATGGGGTCTTGACCTGTTGGCCGCGGGTTGTTGACGAATTGAACGTGTTGCCACCAGAAGGCGTCTGCGTGGGAGCTCTCAACACAGCGGCCCGCGCTGGTTTGCCAGAACTGGCGACAGATGTCCTTCGCGTTCTGAAGCTTGCTGAGATCGAATGGCAAGAGTACCATTTTGCGGCGTTGATCGAGGCATTCTGTCGTAATAACCAACTAAAAGAGGCCCTCATTACCCTTTCAATTATGCGGCAGAATGACATCGAGCCATTGGAAAGCACAACATCATTCATCTACGACATTGTCAAACAAGACGTTGACAGCCTCGACCTTGCATGGGGCTTGGTCGACGAAATCAAAGAATCAGGCAGTGGACTGGATATCGAAGCGCTGAAAGTCGTTTTGAAAGCGGCTGTCTTCCTGGGCGACTTACAGCGGGCAGTCGGTATATACAAAGCTATCCCCAACTATAACCTAACACCAGATCTGGCGATTTTCAACCTCCTTTTCCAGGGTTGCATAACAGCACAACATCGTCAACTTGGGGATCTCCTTCTTGCGGACATGAAAGCCGCCAAAATCGAGCCTAATAAGGAGACGTTCGAGAAATTAATTTATCTCGCACTCACCCAAGAAACATATGAAGACGCCTTCTTCTACctggaagaaatgaaagcCGCCAAACATTTGCCTCCTCGGAAGATATACATAGCGTTGGGAGATAAGTGTACCGAAGCTCAAGATCCCCGTGCTGATATGGTATGGCAGGAGCTACGGGAGTGTGGGTATAGACTAGATGATCCTCGTGTTAGACTTGCCGCAAGGGGGGTATCAGAAAAACGGAAAACCAGTGAATTCAGTTCATGAGTTCCTCAGTAGACCTGATATTTCAGTACATGTACATACTTTAAAATAATTAATACCTATGAAAATTGATAAATCACAAGCTTCGCGATAATCGCGCT from Psilocybe cubensis strain MGC-MH-2018 chromosome 2, whole genome shotgun sequence encodes the following:
- a CDS encoding Mitochondrial group I intron splicing factor CCM1, which gives rise to MQIMAAANQNRFSACLEAAAKMKAAGLRPDASIYNALMGLAARSDSWLFSWAIVDDMMKLGIEPTATTFAHLIYAQRNRPYTNLWNAYDLLNQLGIQLTPPVYTSIIETYAAESNVEMMLRVFFAMKERGLIPELAAAQTLVSTLATTGHSRLAIEVANYFEEASTRQLEPKVWLECLTSSVDKLYEDGVLTCWPRVVDELNVLPPEGVCVGALNTAARAGLPELATDVLRVLKLAEIEWQEYHFAALIEAFCRNNQLKEALITLSIMRQNDIEPLESTTSFIYDIVKQDVDSLDLAWGLVDEIKESGSGLDIEALKVVLKAAVFLGDLQRAVGIYKAIPNYNLTPDLAIFNLLFQGCITAQHRQLGDLLLADMKAAKIEPNKETFEKLIYLALTQETYEDAFFYLEEMKAAKHLPPRKIYIALGDKCTEAQDPRADMVWQELRECGYRLDDPRVRLAARGVSEKRKTSEFSS